The genomic segment GTAGTTTGAACGCCATTCAATCCTGACAAAAATCAACCGGCAACTTTGCCAGAAATCATTTTTCGAGAGGCAAAAGGAAAAACCATGAAACTCAGAATCATCGTCGTTACAGCACTCCTGCTTTTGCTGAACAATGCTGTGCTGGCGCAAAAAGTCATTCAGTTATATCCGGGGGCTGCTCCGGGATCAGAACAATGGAAACATCAGGAGAAAGAATACTTTTCGCCAATCTGGAACACGCAAGTTGTTACCAATGTCATCAACCCAACGCTGACGGTGTTTTCTCCCCAAGCTGACCAAGCCAACGGAACAGCCGTGATCATTTGTCCGGGCGGAGCATTCCACGCACTTTCAATCAACAGCGAAGGTGTCGAGGTCGCCAAATGGTTGGCGACCCGTGGCGTGACGGCGTTTGTTTTGAAATATCGCCTGGTTCAAACCGGCGAAGACGGCGTCAAAGAAGTTATGGCCAAAATGGGCAAAATCACGCGTATCAACATTGATGACAACAATGTTGATGTTGTTCCGCTGGCTGCCGCCGATGGCCTGGCGGCAGTCGGCTACGTGCGCAAACACGCCGCCGAATTCGGAGTGGTTCCGAACCGGATTGGCATTATGGGATTTTCCGCGGGAGGAACGGTGACGGCTTCGGTCG from the Acidobacteriota bacterium genome contains:
- a CDS encoding alpha/beta hydrolase, which produces MKLRIIVVTALLLLLNNAVLAQKVIQLYPGAAPGSEQWKHQEKEYFSPIWNTQVVTNVINPTLTVFSPQADQANGTAVIICPGGAFHALSINSEGVEVAKWLATRGVTAFVLKYRLVQTGEDGVKEVMAKMGKITRINIDDNNVDVVPLAAADGLAAVGYVRKHAAEFGVVPNRIGIMGFSAGGTVTASVAYQYSAETRPDFVAPIYLALGPVKPAEVPKDAPPMFIVAATDDQLGLAPDSVTIYNQWTAAKKSAEMHLYSKGGHGFGMRRQNLPSDQWIDRFGDWLAAQGLLKK